One window of Cryobacterium arcticum genomic DNA carries:
- a CDS encoding alpha-N-arabinofuranosidase: MTPTHITVDRTNVVAPLNRRIFGSFVEHLGRCVYDGIYEPGHPTANADGFRLDVVELVKELGSTTIRYPGGNFVSSYRWEDGVGPRESRPVRRDLAWHSLETNQVGLDEFARWCELTGSELMMAVNLGTRGIEAALDLLEYATGEPGTALADQRVANGRTEPYDISMWCLGNEMDGPWQIGHMSAEDYGKIAARTASAMKTADKNLELVVCGSSGSSMPTFGEWERVVLEASYDHVDYISCHAYYQERGGDLASYLASSVEMTYFIDTVVATADHVKHKLRSQKTMQLSFDEWNIWYLDEHQASEEVNDEWRIAPRQLEDVYSVADAVVLGNLLITLLQNHDRVTSASLAQLVNVIAPIMTEPGGDSWRQTTFFPFSVTSRLARGVVLRPRIDTGRYDTALHGSVALVDAVVTADAETGASAVFLVNRSQTESIEVVVDLSDVGAGRIVEAVSLHDADPYAKNTLADQNRVGLTPLAGAELADGILTVTLPPVSWSAVSCA, from the coding sequence GTGACCCCCACCCACATCACCGTCGACCGCACGAACGTGGTCGCCCCGCTCAACCGACGCATCTTCGGCTCCTTCGTGGAGCACCTGGGTCGCTGTGTCTACGACGGCATCTACGAACCCGGCCACCCCACCGCCAACGCCGACGGTTTTCGCCTCGACGTGGTCGAGCTGGTCAAGGAGCTGGGCTCCACCACCATCCGCTACCCCGGCGGCAACTTCGTCTCCAGCTACCGGTGGGAGGACGGCGTGGGCCCGCGGGAGTCGCGGCCGGTTCGTCGCGACCTGGCCTGGCACTCGCTGGAGACCAACCAGGTGGGCCTGGACGAGTTCGCCCGCTGGTGCGAGCTCACCGGCTCCGAACTCATGATGGCGGTCAACCTGGGCACCCGCGGCATCGAGGCGGCCCTGGACCTGCTCGAGTACGCCACCGGCGAGCCCGGTACCGCCCTGGCCGACCAGCGGGTGGCCAACGGCCGCACCGAGCCGTACGACATCAGCATGTGGTGCCTGGGCAACGAGATGGACGGCCCGTGGCAGATCGGCCACATGTCGGCCGAGGACTACGGCAAGATCGCCGCCCGCACCGCCTCAGCCATGAAGACCGCCGACAAGAACCTCGAGCTCGTGGTCTGCGGCTCCTCGGGCTCGAGCATGCCCACCTTCGGCGAGTGGGAACGGGTGGTGCTCGAGGCGAGCTACGACCACGTCGACTACATCTCCTGCCACGCCTACTACCAGGAGCGGGGCGGCGACCTGGCGTCCTACCTGGCGTCCTCGGTGGAGATGACCTACTTCATCGACACCGTCGTCGCCACTGCCGACCACGTCAAGCACAAGCTGCGCAGCCAGAAGACCATGCAGCTCTCCTTCGACGAGTGGAACATCTGGTACCTCGACGAGCACCAGGCGTCCGAGGAAGTCAACGACGAGTGGCGCATCGCCCCGCGCCAGCTCGAAGACGTCTACTCGGTGGCGGATGCCGTGGTGCTGGGCAACCTGCTGATCACCCTGCTGCAGAACCACGACAGGGTCACCTCGGCCTCGCTCGCGCAGCTGGTGAACGTAATCGCACCGATCATGACCGAACCCGGTGGCGATTCCTGGCGCCAGACCACATTCTTCCCCTTCTCGGTGACGTCGCGGCTGGCCCGCGGCGTGGTGCTGCGGCCGCGGATCGACACCGGCCGGTACGACACCGCCCTGCACGGCTCGGTCGCGCTGGTCGACGCCGTGGTGACGGCGGATGCCGAGACCGGTGCGTCGGCCGTGTTCCTGGTGAACCGCAGTCAGACCGAGTCGATCGAGGTGGTGGTCGACCTGTCCGACGTCGGCGCCGGCCGCATCGTCGAGGCCGTGAGCCTGCACGACGCCGATCCCTACGCGAAGAACACCCTGGCCGACCAGAACCGGGTGGGGCTCACGCCACTGGCCGGGGCGGAGCTGGCCGACGGCATCCTCACCGTCACGCTGCCTCCGGTGTCCTGGTCGGCGGTCTCCTGCGCTTGA
- a CDS encoding substrate-binding domain-containing protein — MDDVLGAQLATRHLLDLGHETVWHVAGPPGWTASEARRSGWLSELGDRGRPMNPEFATTDWTAESGYRAGLRIAQNPSITAVLAANDAMALGVMKALTEKGRSVPADVSVVGFDDMSEARYFQPGLTTIRLDFDEVGRVAVERLLHLMGGEPAELIPAITPELIVRESTATPRPQA, encoded by the coding sequence ATGGACGACGTCCTCGGCGCACAGCTGGCCACTCGGCACCTACTGGACCTCGGCCACGAGACCGTGTGGCACGTGGCCGGGCCGCCCGGCTGGACCGCGTCGGAGGCCCGGCGCTCCGGCTGGCTCTCGGAGCTCGGCGATCGCGGGCGACCGATGAACCCCGAGTTCGCCACCACGGACTGGACAGCCGAGTCGGGTTACCGGGCCGGGCTGCGCATCGCCCAGAACCCGTCGATCACCGCTGTGCTCGCCGCCAACGATGCCATGGCCCTCGGCGTCATGAAGGCCCTCACCGAGAAGGGGCGCAGTGTGCCGGCCGACGTGAGCGTGGTCGGCTTCGACGACATGAGCGAGGCACGGTACTTCCAACCCGGCCTCACGACCATTCGGTTGGACTTCGACGAGGTGGGCCGGGTCGCCGTGGAGCGGCTGCTACACCTGATGGGCGGCGAGCCCGCCGAGCTGATCCCGGCCATCACGCCCGAGCTCATCGTGCGCGAGAGCACCGCCACGCCCCGCCCCCAAGCCTGA
- a CDS encoding LacI family DNA-binding transcriptional regulator — MATTLHDVAVLAKVSIKTVSNVVNGYPYIKDSTKTRVLEAIAALGYQPNLTARGLRLGRTGVIGLAVPELRLSYFAELADAVIRAADRRGISVQIEQTNGDRDRELDLVTSPRRQLTDGLIFSPLGLGNEDAALLAVGYPLVVLGERIFDAPADHVTMRNVEAAAAATRRLLAAGRTRIAVIGAHEGEVYGSAALRIRGYREALQEAGLPVDPALIRHSDMWHRANGATTVRGLLETGVPFDAVFGLNDTLALGAIRALQAAGVRVPEDVSVVGFDNLDESEYSHPSLSTIDAGRDEIADTAVRLLLERIAETGPKAPPRRVEADFRLIERESIGAAADADHPFNRQDPPA, encoded by the coding sequence ATGGCCACCACCCTGCACGACGTCGCGGTGCTCGCGAAGGTGTCGATCAAGACCGTGTCGAACGTCGTGAACGGGTATCCCTACATCAAGGACTCCACGAAAACCCGGGTGCTCGAGGCCATCGCCGCGCTCGGCTACCAGCCCAATCTCACGGCACGCGGCCTGCGTCTCGGCCGCACCGGGGTGATCGGCCTGGCGGTTCCCGAACTACGGCTGAGCTACTTCGCCGAGCTGGCCGACGCCGTGATCCGGGCCGCGGACCGGCGCGGCATCAGCGTGCAGATCGAGCAGACCAACGGCGACCGCGACCGCGAGCTCGACCTGGTCACCAGCCCGCGCCGCCAACTCACCGACGGCCTGATTTTCAGCCCCCTTGGGCTGGGCAACGAGGATGCCGCCCTCCTCGCCGTCGGCTACCCGCTGGTGGTTCTGGGCGAGCGGATCTTCGACGCGCCGGCCGACCACGTCACGATGCGCAACGTCGAGGCCGCCGCGGCCGCCACCCGGCGCCTCCTGGCGGCCGGCCGCACGCGCATCGCCGTCATCGGCGCCCACGAGGGTGAGGTGTACGGGTCGGCCGCGCTGCGCATTCGCGGCTACCGCGAGGCGCTGCAGGAGGCCGGCCTGCCTGTCGACCCCGCGCTAATCCGGCACTCGGACATGTGGCACCGGGCCAACGGTGCCACGACGGTGCGCGGGCTGCTCGAGACCGGAGTGCCCTTCGACGCCGTGTTCGGCCTCAACGACACGCTGGCCCTCGGCGCGATCCGCGCGTTGCAGGCTGCCGGCGTGCGGGTGCCGGAGGACGTCTCGGTGGTGGGCTTCGACAACCTGGACGAGTCCGAGTACTCGCATCCCTCGCTCAGCACCATCGATGCCGGCCGCGACGAGATCGCCGACACCGCGGTGCGCCTCCTGCTCGAGCGCATCGCCGAGACCGGTCCGAAGGCGCCGCCGCGCCGCGTGGAGGCCGACTTCCGCCTGATCGAGCGTGAATCCATCGGCGCCGCCGCTGACGCAGACCATCCCTTCAACAGACAGGACCCGCCCGCGTGA
- a CDS encoding ABC transporter ATP-binding protein, whose amino-acid sequence MSTSNSSSSPAIVAVDLVKKFGSTVALDAVSFTVPRGSVFGVIGPNGAGKTTIMRALLDLIRLTSGHATLLGTDSRNAGPELRRRIGFLPGELILEGRITGRRLLRHYANISGPVPAGRVDELADRLGLDLDRTVRTLSKGNKQKLGIVQAFMHQPDLLVLDEPTSGLDPLMQQVFLGLVDEARTAGQTVFLSSHVISEIQQAADQVAILRDGRIITVAGVEALRDTAIRHLRMSATAVTAAELYARLSPLAGLGELDCQPAPGGAEATAILTGAISPFVQAISPLRLTDLVVEEPDLEESVLRLYSAPEVARTEAVHS is encoded by the coding sequence GTGAGTACCTCGAACTCCAGTTCGTCTCCCGCCATCGTCGCGGTCGACCTCGTCAAGAAATTCGGCAGCACCGTAGCCCTCGACGCCGTGAGCTTCACGGTGCCCCGCGGCAGCGTGTTCGGTGTCATCGGTCCCAACGGAGCGGGCAAGACCACCATCATGCGGGCGCTGCTCGACCTGATCCGGCTGACCTCCGGCCATGCGACACTGCTGGGCACCGACTCCCGCAACGCCGGCCCGGAGCTGCGGCGCCGGATCGGGTTCCTGCCCGGGGAGCTCATCCTCGAGGGGCGCATCACGGGCCGGCGGCTGCTGCGGCACTACGCCAACATCTCCGGCCCGGTGCCGGCCGGCCGGGTCGACGAACTCGCCGACCGGCTCGGCCTCGACCTGGACCGCACCGTGCGCACCCTGTCGAAGGGCAACAAGCAGAAGCTCGGCATCGTGCAGGCGTTCATGCACCAGCCCGACCTGTTGGTGCTCGACGAACCCACCAGCGGCCTGGACCCGCTCATGCAGCAGGTCTTCCTCGGTCTCGTCGACGAGGCCAGGACGGCCGGCCAGACCGTGTTCCTCTCCTCCCACGTGATCAGCGAGATCCAGCAGGCCGCAGACCAGGTCGCCATCCTGCGGGACGGCCGCATCATCACGGTCGCCGGGGTCGAGGCGCTCCGCGACACCGCGATCCGGCACCTGCGGATGAGCGCGACCGCTGTCACGGCCGCGGAGCTGTACGCCAGGCTGTCGCCGCTGGCGGGGCTGGGCGAGCTGGACTGCCAGCCAGCCCCAGGCGGTGCCGAGGCCACGGCGATCCTCACCGGGGCGATCTCGCCGTTCGTGCAGGCCATCTCCCCGCTGCGGCTCACCGACCTCGTCGTGGAGGAGCCCGATCTCGAGGAATCGGTGTTGCGCCTCTACTCCGCGCCCGAGGTCGCCCGCACCGAGGCGGTGCACTCATGA
- a CDS encoding pyruvate dehydrogenase has product MAQTVADQLIAQLVDAGVHRIYGIVGDSLNPVVDAVRRTGGSAKGGIDWVHVRNEEAAAFAAGAEAQLTGKLAVCAGSCGPGNLHLINGLYDAHRSGAPVLAIASHIPTTQIGSSFFQETHPDRLFVECSHYRELISSAAQSPKVVNAAMRHALALGGVSVVTLPGDVAELPAEGSVPKLVLPGRPTVVPDPADVRALADAIDKAKTVAIFAGAGVEGAHDEVVAFADLVAAPVGHSLRGKQWIQYDNPFDVGMTGLLGYGAAHAGIHDADLVLLLGTDFPYEQFLPDGDKVVIAQVDTDPAHLGRRASVTHPVHGDVIATLAALTALVTKKADRSFLERTLAKHEKVLSSVVGTYTDVDHGRPIHPEFAAATLDDLVADDAIVTADTGMGNVWQARYLTPNGRRRLIGSYLHGSMANAVPQAIGAQSAYPDRQVVTISGDGGLAMLLGELITIAAQKLPVKVVVFNNSTLGLVKLEMFVDGYPDFAVDVPAVDYAAVAAALGFFAVRVEDPGLLRSALTDAFVHDGPALVDIVTDPLALSLPPNVTAKQVKGFALALSKTVLNGGVGEAVQMARSNIRHLPGL; this is encoded by the coding sequence ATGGCTCAGACCGTCGCAGACCAACTCATCGCCCAGCTCGTCGACGCCGGGGTGCACCGCATCTACGGCATCGTGGGGGACAGCCTCAATCCAGTCGTGGATGCCGTGCGCCGCACCGGCGGCTCCGCCAAGGGCGGCATCGACTGGGTGCACGTGCGCAACGAGGAGGCCGCCGCCTTCGCCGCGGGGGCGGAGGCGCAGCTGACCGGAAAGCTGGCCGTTTGCGCGGGCAGTTGCGGGCCCGGCAACCTGCACCTGATCAACGGGCTCTACGACGCCCACCGCAGCGGGGCGCCGGTGCTCGCGATCGCCAGCCACATCCCCACCACCCAGATCGGCAGCAGCTTCTTCCAGGAGACCCACCCCGACCGGCTCTTCGTGGAGTGTTCGCACTACCGCGAGCTGATCTCCTCCGCCGCGCAGTCGCCCAAGGTCGTCAACGCGGCCATGCGGCACGCCCTGGCGCTCGGCGGGGTGTCGGTGGTGACGCTGCCCGGTGATGTCGCCGAGCTTCCCGCGGAAGGCTCGGTGCCCAAGCTGGTGCTGCCCGGCCGCCCCACCGTGGTGCCCGACCCGGCCGACGTGCGGGCCCTGGCCGATGCCATCGACAAGGCCAAGACCGTGGCGATCTTCGCCGGCGCCGGGGTGGAGGGCGCGCACGACGAGGTCGTGGCGTTCGCCGACCTCGTGGCCGCGCCCGTCGGGCACAGCCTGCGTGGCAAGCAGTGGATCCAGTACGACAACCCGTTCGACGTGGGCATGACGGGCCTGCTCGGCTACGGCGCCGCCCACGCCGGCATCCACGACGCCGACCTGGTATTGCTGCTCGGCACCGACTTCCCCTACGAGCAGTTCCTGCCCGACGGCGACAAGGTGGTCATCGCCCAGGTCGACACCGACCCGGCGCACCTGGGCCGGCGGGCCAGCGTGACCCACCCGGTGCACGGCGACGTGATCGCCACGCTTGCGGCCCTCACGGCGCTGGTGACGAAGAAGGCCGACCGGTCGTTCCTCGAGCGCACCCTCGCCAAGCACGAGAAGGTGCTCAGCAGCGTCGTGGGCACCTACACGGATGTCGACCACGGCCGGCCGATCCACCCGGAGTTCGCCGCCGCGACCCTCGACGACCTCGTCGCCGACGACGCCATCGTCACCGCCGACACCGGCATGGGCAATGTCTGGCAGGCCCGCTACCTCACCCCCAACGGCCGCCGCCGGCTGATCGGCTCGTACCTGCACGGTTCCATGGCCAACGCCGTGCCGCAGGCCATCGGCGCCCAGAGCGCCTACCCCGACCGTCAGGTGGTCACCATCAGCGGCGACGGTGGGCTCGCGATGCTGCTCGGCGAGCTCATCACCATCGCCGCCCAGAAGCTGCCGGTGAAGGTCGTGGTGTTCAACAACTCCACCCTCGGCCTGGTCAAACTCGAGATGTTCGTCGACGGCTATCCCGACTTCGCGGTCGATGTGCCCGCCGTCGACTACGCCGCCGTGGCCGCCGCGCTCGGCTTCTTCGCCGTGCGGGTGGAGGACCCGGGCCTGTTGCGCAGCGCGCTGACGGATGCGTTCGTGCACGACGGCCCAGCCCTGGTCGACATCGTCACCGACCCGCTGGCGCTGTCGCTGCCGCCGAACGTCACCGCGAAGCAGGTCAAGGGGTTCGCCCTGGCCCTGTCGAAGACCGTGCTCAACGGCGGGGTCGGGGAGGCCGTGCAGATGGCCAGGTCCAACATCCGGCACCTGCCCGGACTCTGA
- a CDS encoding glutathione peroxidase — MTLRSIPLTLASGQTVTLADYADQVVLIVNVASKCGLTVQYGALEELQKTYGPRGFTVLGFPCNQFKGQEPGSIEAILDFCSTTYGVTFPMFDKVEVNGADRHPLYAMLTQTPDADGAAGDVGWNFEKFLLTPAGAVHRFRPVTVPDAPEIIAAIEAGLPVNA; from the coding sequence ATGACCCTGCGCAGCATTCCCCTGACCCTCGCCTCCGGGCAGACCGTGACCCTTGCCGACTACGCCGACCAGGTCGTGCTCATCGTCAACGTCGCCTCCAAGTGCGGTCTCACGGTGCAGTACGGCGCGCTGGAGGAGCTGCAGAAGACCTACGGGCCGCGCGGCTTCACGGTGCTCGGCTTTCCCTGCAACCAGTTCAAGGGCCAGGAGCCCGGCAGCATCGAGGCCATCCTCGACTTCTGTTCCACCACGTACGGTGTGACCTTCCCGATGTTCGACAAGGTCGAGGTCAACGGGGCCGACCGGCATCCGCTCTACGCCATGCTCACCCAGACGCCGGATGCCGACGGTGCGGCCGGCGACGTCGGCTGGAACTTCGAGAAGTTCCTGCTCACTCCCGCCGGGGCCGTGCACCGGTTCCGACCGGTGACGGTGCCCGATGCGCCCGAGATCATCGCGGCGATCGAGGCGGGACTGCCGGTCAACGCCTGA
- a CDS encoding ABC transporter permease subunit has product MSAATATSPRTSTEHRSALPIFTKTLTDGWRSLLGWSIGLTAALCLYLPIFPSLGGNPQMQQLIDSLPTELTRTINYQQIDTGAGYTQSTFFGLIGFLLICIAAISWGAAAIGGDEESGQLELTLAHGVTRVQVAVQRFAALVVKVLALALVAFLVVLFWNGPAGLDIDVANLAVTCLLFGGLALVCGSTALVCGALTGRKVWGIGGGAAVAVIGYVFNAIANQSADLEWLHGLSPYYAAFGHSPLANGTDAWTLVLFYLAVLVLGGLAALVLRQKDVGA; this is encoded by the coding sequence ATGAGCGCCGCCACCGCCACTTCGCCGCGAACCTCGACCGAGCACCGCAGCGCCCTGCCGATCTTCACCAAGACGCTGACCGACGGCTGGCGCTCGCTGCTGGGCTGGTCGATCGGGCTCACCGCGGCCCTGTGCCTGTACCTGCCGATCTTCCCGAGCCTGGGCGGCAACCCGCAGATGCAGCAGCTCATCGACAGCCTGCCCACCGAACTGACCCGCACCATCAACTACCAACAGATCGACACCGGGGCCGGGTACACCCAGTCCACCTTCTTCGGATTGATCGGCTTCCTGCTCATCTGCATCGCCGCGATCAGCTGGGGTGCCGCGGCGATCGGCGGCGACGAGGAGTCCGGCCAGCTGGAACTCACCCTCGCCCACGGCGTCACCCGGGTGCAGGTGGCGGTGCAACGGTTCGCGGCCCTCGTCGTGAAGGTCCTCGCGCTGGCCCTCGTGGCGTTCCTGGTGGTGCTGTTCTGGAACGGTCCGGCCGGTCTCGACATCGACGTGGCGAACCTGGCCGTCACCTGCTTGCTCTTCGGCGGGCTCGCGCTGGTGTGCGGCAGTACGGCTCTCGTCTGCGGGGCGCTCACCGGCCGCAAGGTGTGGGGCATCGGCGGCGGCGCGGCCGTGGCCGTGATCGGCTACGTGTTCAACGCGATCGCCAACCAGAGCGCCGACCTCGAGTGGCTGCACGGCCTCTCACCGTACTACGCGGCGTTCGGACACAGCCCGCTCGCCAACGGCACGGATGCCTGGACGCTCGTGCTGTTCTACCTGGCCGTCCTGGTGCTGGGCGGCCTGGCCGCGCTGGTCCTCCGGCAGAAGGACGTCGGGGCCTGA